Part of the Leptospira yasudae genome is shown below.
ACCGAGATTACGTTTCTTGCGCAGAGCAAGGGTTGGAAACGGGTCGAATACGCATCCACTCTTCTCAACGGATTCATTCATTACAAAAAGAACGATCTGAGAAAGGCGATCATTGAATTCACGAAGGCGTACGGAATCTTAAAAACGGCCGATCCGGTTTATACGGAAGAATGGATTCGATTGACGGGATTGTTCTATTCTCATAAGGAATCGAGAAACTTGAAGACGGTGAAAGGTGCGCTCGATCAAGCGGTCGCGATCACGATTCATCGAAGACCGGACGATATGCTTCTTCAATTGAAGAATTATCTTCCCGCAGTGTACGGCGTCCGCGAGTTTACGGACGCGGCGATCAATTACTACATTCTTCACGGACACAATACGGAGTTATTGGGATTCTTGTCGCGTCTTGAACAAAAGGACGTCATGGGAAACACCGCTTATCCGAATACTCTCGTTTCGATGATCGATACGAGCCGAAGAATTTCCTCCTTTCGCGGATTTTATCCCGGTCCGAAAGAACATCTGACTTCGAGCCGATCGGAGATTCGCAAAACGGAGGTTACGCGACTCCTGGAAGAGTTGGATCCGTTTCGAAATCAAGAAATCAAAAAATCTCATATTCCCGTTCTCAGCGTTTTTGTTCGCGATAAAAGAACGTATATCTTTTGGAAGGCCGGAGATTCTCAGGAATTGGAGTTGAAGGAAATTCCTTCCGAGTCCGCGTCGTCTTTTACCGTCCAAGTCGTATTAAAATCTTTGATCGAATCCTTGTATAAACGGGACAGCGTTCAGATCTATCTGAACGTTTCGGGAATGGAATCCTTCGATTATCTCAAAAAAGAATTTCCGGATATCGATTTCCGGTTGTTCGCGAAATTCAGCAGAAAAGAAGACACGGTGAAAGCCGATCGGGTTTACGTAAGCGATTGCAAGAATACGGAGAATTTAACGAAGCCGAATTTTGAAAAAGTGGGTTCCGCTTATTTCGAAGGAAACAAACTTCTCACCGGAAATCATTCGATGATGGTTTGGAATTTGAAAGTGGAGGATAATTCTCCCGGAAGTTTGAACGAATACGCATGGAGTTGCGGAGAGGATCAGATTCGTTTTTCCAGATTACATAGACGTTACGATTTTAGAAACACTCCGAGCCGTTTGATTTTTACGAGAGATTCTTTGAGCGGCAACGGTTGGAAGGGAAGATCCGAAGACTTTTTGGATTGGGTTTCTTTTTGGATCAATTCCGGAGTTCATAGAATGTATTATACTAAGTCCTTGGATTTGAATTCAGAATCGGACATAAATTTATTAGAAAGACTTTCTCAGGAAACGAGCGAACCGGAATCTTCGTTTCGCGGAATTCGAATTCGAAAACATATCGAATGAATGGAATCGGTTCCTTTTTTTTCATAACAGCGTTCTATAAAATTCAAAGATTTTTGCTTTTTAACGATCGACATTTTACGCCAATTCAAAGACTCTATCCAGTAAAGTCACATGGACCCCGAAGGTAGTCAGTTCTACATTCCAACGAACCTCAATTTCCGTCTCCTAAACCCAGAATCCGGGCTCAATTTCAAATCACGCAATCTTAGATCCAATTTAATCTCTACTTTTCCACGATGGAACTAATCGGTTTTTTTATTATCATCCTACTTATATTCGCGAACGGATTTTTCGTTTCCGCGGAATTCGCCTTGGTTTCGATTCGACCTTCCCGCTTGGAAGAATTGATTAAGGAGAATCGACCTCTCGCGTTCATTACCAAACGCGCCGCGCAAAAGTTAAACGACATGTTGTCCGTTTGCCAGGTCGGAATTACGATCGCCAGTCTTCTGTTAGGTTGGGTCGGCGAGGGTTATGTTTCGCGTTGGCTGACTTTTCTTCTGGAGATGCTCGGGTATTCCGTGAACGACGCGACGGTTCACGGTTTGGCGATCACGGTTTCGTTTACGATCATTACGTTTCTTCATATTCTTTTGGGAGAACTTCTCCCAAAAACGATCGCGATTCAAAACACCGAAACGATCGCTCTTTTTATCAGTATTCCTTTATTCTTTTT
Proteins encoded:
- a CDS encoding tetratricopeptide repeat protein: MKLLSSKFFLCLLFGLVCSYSVAAQTKQEFGWAKSGDGFSFNLNGRTVFQSNSEVTSFPDSLGLLEKSDFLFFAGEYYVLNKDVRRYESLLKLTNGAEPELVLGGILLRILKELNFNSKESSRASLTQFVKNEKNPYLRELAEGFDLAVFEKKSPENLKCSRKNVYYSLCKTLRLKKYLSDFSPEAKSHEREYLNLNRTLAPFLEDPELKYIPFLSNFIFNIADQLAELGLSKEAVHFQKILIISENLSGRIIGYSYEKLAYFYLIGGDLVSAEKVLDYILKYHPDLRTPYKNHLYLKLGTIAYLNQEYKKSLDYYLNLDFLEWSSTILNPFLGEPISINSARDLISMAIWRSKSSFKAVDALKSVSTPKNLTEDDLFTRLRIIQILMNDEPEVAGKMATEITFLAQSKGWKRVEYASTLLNGFIHYKKNDLRKAIIEFTKAYGILKTADPVYTEEWIRLTGLFYSHKESRNLKTVKGALDQAVAITIHRRPDDMLLQLKNYLPAVYGVREFTDAAINYYILHGHNTELLGFLSRLEQKDVMGNTAYPNTLVSMIDTSRRISSFRGFYPGPKEHLTSSRSEIRKTEVTRLLEELDPFRNQEIKKSHIPVLSVFVRDKRTYIFWKAGDSQELELKEIPSESASSFTVQVVLKSLIESLYKRDSVQIYLNVSGMESFDYLKKEFPDIDFRLFAKFSRKEDTVKADRVYVSDCKNTENLTKPNFEKVGSAYFEGNKLLTGNHSMMVWNLKVEDNSPGSLNEYAWSCGEDQIRFSRLHRRYDFRNTPSRLIFTRDSLSGNGWKGRSEDFLDWVSFWINSGVHRMYYTKSLDLNSESDINLLERLSQETSEPESSFRGIRIRKHIE